TTAGACCTTGTTAGTATAGTCCATTTAGGTTTTACATATATGATGTATCCAGCTCTTTTTTTCAATTCAATGAGTAAGGCGGCAAAGTTATTCAGTTCAAACTTTTCCTTTTACattttcatcttctccaaaatgcAACTTCATCTTGTAATATGGTATAAGTAGAATATCATCTCATCATCATCTTTATCTTCACCTTCCGCACATAAACTCTATTTCATGCTATTCTTTACATCATATTTTTTCTTCCCTTCTCTGTTTCAATTTCTTTCACCCACTTCATTACACAACCATGGCTTCCGATCAAGATTCTGATCACGATTCTGAAATTCCCGAATCACCCAAAACAAAAGTCACCGATCCCACCCTCAATCCAAGAGATCCATACTATCTCCATCCTGGCGAGAATCCGGGTGCTACGATCGTTTCTCCTCctcttgatgataacaattatcaCAATTGGAGCAAGTCTATGCGTCGTGCCCTAACATCCAAGAACAAGATCTCTTTCATCAATGGGAGAATCAATAAAACTTCGCTGACCGATGACAATTATGAACTATGGGAACACGCAAACAACATGGTGTTATCTTGGATCAATCGGACTTTATCACCTCACATCGCTCAAAGCACGATTTGCTTTGATTCTGCTTTTGAGCTATGGGAGGATCTTCGTGAAAGATTCAAAAAAGGTAACCACTTCCGTTTTTGTGATCTTCTTCGTGAAATACATTCCATACAACAGGGAGATCGCACTTTATCTGCTTATTTCACTGCCCTAAAAATCTTATGGGATGCATTAGAAGATCTTAGGCCTACACCTTCTTGCTCTTGCCCTAATCCCTGCACTTGTGACCTAGCTAGAGCTGTTCGCAATTATAAGCATATGGAATATGTAAGGTGTTTCTTGAAGGGTCTTAATGACAACTATCATAACATTCACACACATATTCTTTTACTTGATCCGCTTCCCAACATTATTAGAGTCTATTCCCTAATTGCTCAACAACAAATCCTCCCTTCACCATCACCATCTCCTACTGTTCTTGCTACAAGCGGTTCCAATACCAAACCTAAACCCAAAGGCACCCCCAAGGCAATAATGGTTTGCACAAATTGTCACAAGACTAACCATACTATTGACACTTGCTATTTCAAACACGGTTTTTCACCAGGTTATAGAAACAACAATCCCAAGAGTGCCTCTGAAACCAAAGCTGCATAGCCTCCCAACAAGGAAATTGGAATTTCTAAATAAGAGTACAAACATCTAGTGTATCTTCTACAACAATCTCGCAAGGACACACAACAAGCCACGACAAACAAAGTTGCTCCTTCTGATACAACCCTCATATCAGGTATTGTACAAACAAGAAGTATTTTCAATCACCCCTCTATGTCGATTTTAGATTCTAGTGCTTCACACCATGTATAcccttttattcatttttttcaaacattaCCTTACCTAATGGCTCTTGTTTGTCTGCTAATTTCTGTGGGACTGTTACTTTTGATAACTCGTTTCACCTACAATAAGTCTTTTTCATACCTGCCTTTAGATTCAGTCttatttcaatttcaaaactatGCAGCACCTCTAGATACAACATCTCTTTCTTACACAATTCCTGTCAAATTCAGGATGTGTGTACCAAGGAGATGATTGGACCTGtgacacaaatgcataatctctaCATTCTACAAAGGACACCTCTTGCTCATCCCTCTACCAATGCTGCTACCTAATATAATTATGTTGTTTCTGTTAATTCTAATAATACTAGCCACAATGTTGCCTTATGGAATTACAAATTAGGACACCCCTCTGTTGATGTTCTTCAAAACATGTCTTAACAATTCCATGATATTACTTTTCATAAGACTACAACTTGTAATGCTTGCCATTTGGCTAAATAATGCAAATTATCTTTTCCTTTAAGTAATTGTGTTTCTTCTAATTGTTTTTGATTTAGTCCATATGGACATATGGGGTCCCATATCCATTTCATCCTCAGATGGTTTTCATTATTTTCTCACCATTGTGGATGATCATTCTAGATATACTTGGACTTTACTTATGCATTCCAAATCTGAAACTCGTGTTCACATTAAAAACTTCATATCTTATTGTCatacacaattcaaatgcaatatcAAAACCATTAGGACTGATAATGGCACAAAATTCCTCATGCCCTCCTATTATGCTTCTTTAGGCATTCTACACCAAAGGAGTAGTGTtgaaacaccacaacaaaactctATTGTTAAGAGAAAACACATGCATCTTTTGAATGTGACTAGAGCCCTCATATTCCATGCTAATTTACCTAAATGTTTCTGGTCTTATTCATTATGCCATGCCACCTATCTCATCAATAGGTTAACCAGCCCTGTTTTACAAAACAAAACTCCATACATCCTTCTTTTCAACACCTCTCCTTCTTTAAATAACCTTAGAATTTTTGGATGCCTATCCTATGCTTCCAGTTTACTAAGACATAGGGACAAATTAGACCCCCCTGCTACTAAATGCATTTTTTTAGGATTTACCTTAGGTATCAAAGGATACCTCTTATTTGACCTTAACAGTAGAAAGGTTTTTACTTCcagaaattgtgtgttttatgagACCATTTCCCTTACACACCATGTATCTCTACACCCAACCCTTCAACCATTGACCATGATATCTCCACCATACCTTTTCTTATTTGACACAGACCCTTCCCCATCCACACCTAAATCTAAATCCAATAATCAGCCCACAAATCACCCTCCTACCAGCAATACTAACCTATCTCATAATACTGAAACACCTATTCAGTCTATGGATCACAATGATAAAAGCCACTATAATGCTAATGGTAGTAATAATCATGATAATAACATTGATCCTGCTACTGGTAATGCTTCAGATTCTGCTATTGGTAATGATTCTAATTCTGTTGCAAGTATTGATTCCCATGATATTACTGATTCTGTTATAAATACCGATGCTGCCACTACTAATATCAGAAAATCTCTTAGAACAAAATCTGCTCTTGCACACCTTAAAGATTTCATTTGCAATACTGCTTCCACGAATGCATTATATGATATATCTgactttattttatataaatccCTTTCCCCTGCATACTTCAATTTTATATCTGCTATATCTCTATCTGCTGACCCTACTTCATACAAGCAAGAATGCATTCATCCTCATTGGAACAAAGCCATGAATGATGAACTTCAAGCCTTGACCAATAACAAAACATGGCAGTTCATGCCTCTGCCCCCAAGTAAGAAATGTATAGGTTGTAAATGGGTGTACAAAACCAAATTTAATTCAGATGGCACATTAGAAAGACACGAGGTAAGGTTAGTTGCTCAAGGCTTTAATCAGGTACAAGGTATGGATTTCTTTGACACCTACTCTCTTGTCATTAAACTAACCACTGTAAAACTCATACTTGCTCTTGCTTCTACTTTAAACATGCATCTCTATCAATTAGATGTTCACAATGCTTTCTTACATGGAGATTTGACTGAGGAAGTATACATGTCTTTTCCCAAAGGCATTACACCATCATACCTTAATCAAGTCTGCAGGCTTTTAAAATCTATATATGATTTAAAACAGTCAAGTAGATTATGGTTTGAAAAACTGTCTAAGGTCCTTTTGGCTAACAAATTCCAACAATGTTCCTCAAATTATTCTCTATTCATTAATCAGTCAAACACTTCTCTTACATTTGTTCTTATTTATGTTGATGATCTCCTTATTGGAGGTACCAACATCAATATCATTAACAACACAAAACAACTTTTGCATAATCATTTCCACATCAAAGACCTTGGGACTCTGAGGTACTTCCTAGGACTGGAGATTGCTCGCAGCAAATCAGGCATTCACCTCAACCAACACAAATATACTCTAGATCTTCTATCTCAAACTAGGCTTCTTGGTTGCAAACCTGCTTCAACACCAATGACCCGTGACACAAGATTCACCACAACTGACGACACTCCTCTAACAGATCCTACCAAATACAGAAGACTCATTCGCCAGCTGATTTCCTGATGTCTCCTATGCTGTACAGCAACTAAGCCAACATATGTGCAACCCCACTTATCTGCATTACAACTATGCTATCCGTGTGCTACGATACCTCAAATTAGCCCCAGCGCAAGGCCTTTTTTTCCCCAGCAATTCTTCTCTCCAACTAAAAGCTTTCTCTGATTCTGATTGGGCAACTTGCCCGGAGACACGCAAGTGAATCACCGGATTCTGTATATACCTTGGCAACTCCCTCATCTCGTGGAAATCTAAGAAATAACCGACAGTATCACGAAGCTCAAATGAGGCCGAGTATCGTTCTATGGCTACCACTGTTTATGAATTAAAGTGGTTGACAAACCTTCTACGTGAACTACACATACAATTCAAACAACCAGCCTTACTTTACTGACAATGCTTATGTCATTCATATAGCCAGCAACTCCTCATTCCATGAACGCACAAAACACATCGAACTCGATTTCCATATTGTCCGCGAAAAGCTTCAGCAAGAACTATTCCAACTCTTACCAGTTTCCTCCAATCAACAACTTGCAGACATGTTTACCAAACCTTTGGATGTCTCTCTTTTTAAATCTAACATTTGTAAGCTTGGGTTACATTCAATATACCCCCAAGCTTATGGAGTAATAGAAGCTTGATCTATTGGGTTTTATTTCCTTTATTATATGGGCTTAGACCTTGTTAGTATAGCCCATTTAGGTTTTACATATATGATGTATCCAGCTCTTTTTTCAATTCAATGAAAAAGGCGGCAAAGTTATTCGgttcaaactttttcttttacATTTTCATCTTCTCCAAGATGCAACTTCATTTTGTAATAGATAgccaaataaaactaaaattgttTGGGTTTACTTTTACCGAAAGAACAAAAGATTCGTTGCGGTGTTTACCAAGTGAGATTATTCAAACTTGGATATAGTTAAAAAACAAGTTCTTAGAACGATTCCTTACCACttctaaattcataaaaatatgaaTAGAAATTTCAAGTTTTAAATAAGGTGGACTCAAAAGTCTCTTTATAATACTTGGAAAGGTTTAAATTATTGCTTAGGAGGTGTCCTAGTCATATTATAAAAAAGGGATAATAGGTATTTACTCCCctaccatataggcgagattcgattTACcccctattaatatttttttttgaattacccccttgaaatatgaaaagttctatgatttacccccctaggacccccctgtaaacttgtttttttgatttaccccctgatttttcactgttttttacacgtttaggggggtaccctaaaaatacaggggggtaatccaaaaaaaaatattaataggggGGTAAATCGAATCTCGCTATATGACAGGGGGGTAAATACCTATTATCCCTATAAAAAACATATGCAAAAGCTGTCAATGGTTCCTCTAACTGATTAAGACAAATCCGATTCAACCTGACCCGAGTAATCTATAATCCTAAGGAGAATAAATATGAAATCAATGGTTCCTATAAAAAAAacaagggttaatacctattttcacccctgtcatatggggttggtttgaaaaatccccctgccaaaaaaaaagttgcaagaattcccctaacaattgaagattctctcattttaaaccttgtaaaatttttatttttaaaaccaaccttgccacttgaaggactctatcattttgaaccctgtaaattatatttttttagtaaaaccaactttgcccgtcatattccagagggtttaaaatgacataatctacaagattataaGGTTTAAATGACTGAATCTTCAAATgacaaggttggttttaaaaacaaaatttttacaaggtttaaaacgagagaatctttaaatgttagatgaattcttgcaactttttttttggcagggggattTGCAAACTatccccatatggcaggggtgaaaattgGTATTAACCCAAAAAACAATAATGGGATAATTTCTTACCTTGGTATTTCGCTGGCTAAAAGCTGTCACTATAGAATTTGTCAAAATATGATTTCTTAGGGTCTCACAATTAAACTGTATTAGCATCGAAACAATAAGATTATATTTTCTAATTTCTAGTGGTGATTGTTAAATAACTGCAATCAATTTTTTCTAATACACGTTTTATCACATctataattaacttaattaagtaaTTATCCTACTTGGTGCAAAAATGGGGTAGCAGGCTTGGACATTTTTTTCTATTAAACTTTTCTTGACTGACCATCCAAATTCCAACTGCATTACTCTTTGTCCCTTTTTCACTCTCCAGCTCTTCATATTATATATACAGTTGCAACATGTAATAATTGTCAAATTTAGCTACAAGACTTTCTATAATTCAAATGAATTCCATGAGGTATTTCAAAGACCAAAAGCTGTCACAAGGATTTGGTCAAAATACAAAAATGCATGCAGTTATGGTTAAGTAACAATTAAATTGTGTTTTCTAATTACTACTTGGTTCTTTACACATGGTTActagaattttaatatttcaacaaataatgaaattttttgaagctatagttttttgttttttaatcagTCATACTGACTTTTACTTACGCATCCCATGTTATCAATTTTGACAATTTGAATGCAATTTGAAGTTAATATATAAATTGAACGcaagataaaatatattaaaaatataaatactttaAATTCAAGTAGAAGCACAACTTCAAAGAAGATAAGACAAAAACATGTTACGTAAATTCCAATTACGAGAGAAACACCAAACCGTGGCGTGGACTATGTCTTCATTTTGATGTGATCCATTCCACACCAAGTCCCATCTCCACcctattataaaatattattacttAGGTTTCTCTATATTGCAAGTAGCCTACCTTTATTCGAGGCTCAAAAGCTAGGTTGATGTCTATCTAAACATAGGAACAACAATTATTCTTTGTGTGAGTTTACACAGTAAATCAGTTGAGCAGGTGGCGTAACCTTCACATAATTTATCATGGATTGTTTGTACTTTGATCTCCTCACATTTATTTTTGTCATATGTATATTTGTTAATATGAGAAGGTAtaccttataaaaaaaaaaggtgagGCCGTGTGAATGTGAGATACTGGAGAGTGACAACAAGGATGCGTAGAGATAATATTCTTCATATGTATCCGGTGTTAATTTTGGTACGTAACTTCGGTTTAGTGTCAATTAGGGTTAGACATGACTTGCACGAAGACATTCTAGCTCGtttaatgattttttattgtTGTGAGACAAAGACAAAGACAAAGACAAAAGAGAAAGAACAAAGACAAATAACAATACAATTAAAATAagatgaattcttatctacccaactcaaaaagttagataaagttacctcctttgtaaaatgttttgaaaacaacaaatagttatagtattttaataaatatttaccgtgttaaatgagatggaatcatgtgattggttgggGTACACTACCCaattttttgtgatgggtaga
The Vicia villosa cultivar HV-30 ecotype Madison, WI linkage group LG6, Vvil1.0, whole genome shotgun sequence genome window above contains:
- the LOC131615153 gene encoding uncharacterized protein LOC131615153 is translated as MASDQDSDHDSEIPESPKTKVTDPTLNPRDPYYLHPGENPGATIVSPPLDDNNYHNWSKSMRRALTSKNKISFINGRINKTSLTDDNYELWEHANNMVLSWINRTLSPHIAQSTICFDSAFELWEDLRERFKKGNHFRFCDLLREIHSIQQGDRTLSAYFTALKILWDALEDLRPTPSCSCPNPCTCDLARAVRNYKHMEYVRCFLKGLNDNYHNIHTHILLLDPLPNIIRVYSLIAQQQILPSPSPSPTVLATSGSNTKPKPKGTPKAIMVCTNCHKTNHTIDTCYFKHGFSPGYRNNNPKSASETKAA